In the Lysinibacillus sp. PLM2 genome, one interval contains:
- the yugI gene encoding general stress protein 13 — MTKKYEVGEVVTGKVTGIQPYGAFVALDENTQGLVHISEITYGFVKEIEEYLKIGDVIQVKILEIDEASEKISLSTRALQEAPPQKKKDSYPRKTLQDRVNENDENGFKSLKDKLQDWIEQSGQ; from the coding sequence ATGACCAAAAAATACGAAGTAGGTGAAGTAGTAACGGGAAAGGTAACTGGTATTCAACCATATGGAGCGTTTGTAGCTTTAGATGAAAATACCCAAGGTTTAGTCCACATTTCAGAAATCACGTACGGTTTTGTAAAAGAAATTGAAGAGTATTTAAAAATTGGTGACGTCATTCAAGTGAAAATTTTAGAAATTGATGAAGCTTCCGAAAAAATAAGTTTATCAACCCGAGCACTACAAGAAGCACCTCCTCAAAAAAAGAAGGATTCTTATCCGAGAAAAACTTTACAAGATCGTGTGAATGAAAATGACGAAAATGGCTTTAAATCCTTGAAAGATAAGTTACAAGATTGGATTGAACAGTCGGGCCAATAA